Genomic segment of Ischnura elegans chromosome 12, ioIscEleg1.1, whole genome shotgun sequence:
AAATATCAGCACAACAGATGGATTGGATCCCTCCACAATGGCCATCATCGGAGGTATTTCATGGAGAAAATCCTGGTGTCGTGCTTGGTACTTGTCTTCTATTTACCAGTGGTGTCCATCACCGTGGTAAGAACCATCGTCCCAGCGAGCGTCGTGATGATAGGAACCGTCATCTTCACCGTGGTAGGAGCCGTCATCACCATGGTAAGAACCATCGTCATAGTGGCCATGGGCACCGGCATGGTGTCCAGCCCAGGCACCAGCATGAGCGCCATTCCATGCGCCAGCGTGAGCACCGTTCCAGGCACCAGCGTGGTTCCCGGCCCAAGCACCGGCGTGGTGAGCAGCAGCTGGGACGTGGGCGGGGGTAGGTCCGCAGTAGGGGTAGTTGGGGCAGAGATGGGGGTCTACTCCGGCGGGGTACTTGGCACCAGCACCATGGGCAGCTTGAGCTCCGTGGACGGCGGCACCGTGGTGTCCGTAGGCAGCGTAGGCGGGTGCGGCGTAGGGTGCAACGGCACCATGGTGTCCAGCGCCATGAACGGCAGCGTTGTCACAGTAGGGG
This window contains:
- the LOC124168871 gene encoding histidine-rich protein PFHRP-III-like, translated to MAYQMVVFALCVAGALGSAIPHAAQYPAGVNPHACPNYPYCDNAAVHGAGHHGAVAPYAAPAYAAYGHHGAAVHGAQAAHGAGAKYPAGVDPHLCPNYPYCGPTPAHVPAAAHHAGAWAGNHAGAWNGAHAGAWNGAHAGAWAGHHAGAHGHYDDGSYHGDDGSYHGEDDGSYHHDARWDDGSYHGDGHHW